A stretch of DNA from Spirosoma endbachense:
GCCGGAGCAGGTGCCTGTATCTGCGTTTTGGGAGCGGTTGTGGCCGTTACCGGCTTACGGACCTGACTTGTAGCTGGCCTTGCGACGGGTTTTTTCGCTGCGGAAACGGTTTTCGGTGCTGGTCGCCGAACCGATTGCTGGGCCAGAACCAAGTCTGTTGAACAGACCAGGGCAAGCGCCAGAACGGCTAATCGAGTAAATGTTTTCATGACAGTATTTGTTGTTTCTGGTTTTCCTGAGGAACGATGCAAACGTACAACGACGGGCACCGGTTGAGCCAGAAGCTACTGCCTGAACTGCATAAAGAACTACCTGAACTGCATGGAGTAACGGGTGAAACGGATTAGAAAAACAACCATTGATGGCACTAGTTACATTCGATAAATAAGTAGAAAGAAGGCCAGACGGCGTGAAAGATACTTACTGGTTGGAAAGCTTGTCAAGTGCTTGCTTAGCCTCCTTATTGTCGGGAGAGAGTTGGATCGATCGCGTGTAAGCTTGTCTGGCGAGTTGGGTTTTTCCCATTAGTGCATACGTGTTTCCCAGCGAATAGTAGGTGCCCGAGCTCCAGGAGAACTCAGACAGGCTAAGAAGGTAAATCTGGACGGCTTCATTCAGCTTTTTCTCCCGCACGAGCCTATCGGCTAACGAATTGAGTTCCTGAGAATCGAAGGTGTAGATGAAGTGACTTTGATCCTGCTTATACAAGGTTCGATAATACCTTACGGCCTGATCAATACCCTGCTTGTCAATGATGGGTAGCAAGGTCTCTCCAATCGAGATTAAGGGTACGTTCAGAGGCCGGGTTTGACGAAGTACTTTTTGCAGATAATGAGTGGTTGTACCATACAGGGCCGGTTCTCCTGTTTTATTATTAACCGAACTACCGCCTAGAATCCCAAGTAAATACCCGTTTTCATCGACAATGGGCGAGCCACTGGACCCGGAAACCTTTTGTGACGTATCACTCGTGATAATCAGCCGGTTTCCTTTCGATTCCAGTACGTGTCCGCTATAGATCACACAGTTTTTTTCCTGATAAGGGCAGGCAAAAATATATACCTTTTCTCCCGGCTTTGCCAGTGTATATCTGGGCTTTAAAGGCTGAATGGCAGGTGAATGGTATTTTGTTTTGAAAACAAGCCAGTCGCGCTGGGTAATGGTCGATTGCCTGCCTGAGAGTATTTCTGTGGAATCGGCATTCAGTAAATAATCGATCAATACCGAATCGGCCAGGTTATTTTTAGGATGCATGAGCCATTTTTGAAGCGCACCGCCAAAATCCACCGATTTCATCGCTTTTGTTTTGGCAGCCCATAACGCATGCTTGGCGGTAACGGCTAGTGTATCTGTACCGGTCTGGATCAGAAAGCCGGTAGCAACATAGTCAAAGGAAGGATGTACATAGCGTTCCCCATTTTGGAACCAAACCTCATTGATCATCGAAATGAGGGGCCATTGAGCCTGCGGTTTCGTAATCCAGGTTTCTTTTTCCTGGCCCAAAGCCGGGTAGTAACTAGAGCTGAGAATAAACCCAAAGATATAAGCTAACGTTCTGCCAAAGTTGTTCATCGGTGCACCATGTCCATTTGGGCAAATGTATTGGACCCTGAAGCATCACCTGACAGGCACCTGTAAAAGAATGTCAATGAAATGTAAAAGTTAGGACACCGGGTCGTTGAGGCTTTGCGCGACGCAGCCTCAATCCCGTTTCCTGAATCGCTAAGCTACTTTTCTGTTTCTGTAAGGGGGCTCGTTTCGTCGGCAGCTTTCAGGACAGAATCCAGCAGACCCGGAAATTTTGCTTCCAGTTCGTATAGTCGCAACGAGGTTAAACTCTGGGTGCCTTCGGTTCGGATATGAACAATACCGGCCTCGCGCAACACGCGTAGGTGATGCGACATGGTCGATTTGGCAACGGGCGACGGAATGGCCCCACAGGGCGACTCGCTCGTAAGTTTAGCTAAGCATTGTATAAAGTTTAGCCGCACCGGATCACTCAGAGCGTGCAGCACACCAGTCAAGGTAATCTGGTCGGCGGTGGGATGCTGGTACTGTTTCATAAGTCTACTCCTTCCAATTTCTGCTCGTTGGTAGCTACCAGAAAAGACGTAGCTACAGTAATTGCTACTACAACGATTAGTCGACTAAAAATAAT
This window harbors:
- a CDS encoding ArsR/SmtB family transcription factor — translated: MKQYQHPTADQITLTGVLHALSDPVRLNFIQCLAKLTSESPCGAIPSPVAKSTMSHHLRVLREAGIVHIRTEGTQSLTSLRLYELEAKFPGLLDSVLKAADETSPLTETEK
- a CDS encoding trypsin-like peptidase domain-containing protein, which produces MNNFGRTLAYIFGFILSSSYYPALGQEKETWITKPQAQWPLISMINEVWFQNGERYVHPSFDYVATGFLIQTGTDTLAVTAKHALWAAKTKAMKSVDFGGALQKWLMHPKNNLADSVLIDYLLNADSTEILSGRQSTITQRDWLVFKTKYHSPAIQPLKPRYTLAKPGEKVYIFACPYQEKNCVIYSGHVLESKGNRLIITSDTSQKVSGSSGSPIVDENGYLLGILGGSSVNNKTGEPALYGTTTHYLQKVLRQTRPLNVPLISIGETLLPIIDKQGIDQAVRYYRTLYKQDQSHFIYTFDSQELNSLADRLVREKKLNEAVQIYLLSLSEFSWSSGTYYSLGNTYALMGKTQLARQAYTRSIQLSPDNKEAKQALDKLSNQ